One segment of Streptosporangiales bacterium DNA contains the following:
- a CDS encoding 4Fe-4S dicluster domain-containing protein translates to MRYGFAIDQRTCIGCHACTVACKTEHEVPVGQFRTWVKYVDRGEFPTSTRDFAVMRCNHCTDAPCVKICPTGALFTRDDGIVDFDGDNCIGCKSCLQACPYDAIYIDEDTKTAAKCNFCAHRVDNGYEPACVVVCPTHSIWVGDLDDKDSGISRLIDSHPTAVRAPEQQTGPNVFYLGADRAVLDPLEAPADNGYLYSTPDAHTAEVAGDLVRDSREHATTTLNTAHPRPWGWRVTTYLWTKAVGAGAMLLAVIAHLVGLELGGLGDVVAPVLGLVGAATTGGLLVWDLKRPERFFYIFTKPNLRSWLFWGAVVLAVGSALFALWLFVAILAAAGAIGAGGAATARTWLAVPTLAGAVLMTGYTGFLFGQAEGRDLWQSPLLFWHLIVQALATGGGAMVVFAGAFGLETDAITFLVRTFALATVGHVAMLLLEYYGRHPTKNAAAAAHMVLRGRYAKLFWSGLGAAVLSVALAAAGWTGALALPIVAGLLVQFALLAYESVFVRAGQDVPLS, encoded by the coding sequence GTGCGCTATGGGTTCGCGATCGACCAGAGGACGTGCATCGGCTGTCATGCCTGCACGGTGGCCTGCAAGACCGAGCACGAGGTACCTGTCGGGCAGTTCCGTACGTGGGTGAAGTACGTCGACCGCGGCGAGTTCCCGACGTCTACCAGGGACTTCGCGGTCATGCGGTGCAACCACTGCACCGATGCGCCGTGCGTGAAGATCTGCCCCACCGGGGCGCTGTTCACCCGCGACGACGGCATCGTCGACTTCGACGGTGACAACTGCATCGGCTGCAAGAGCTGCCTGCAGGCGTGCCCGTACGACGCGATCTACATCGACGAGGACACGAAGACCGCCGCGAAGTGCAACTTCTGCGCGCACCGGGTCGACAACGGGTACGAGCCGGCGTGCGTGGTGGTCTGCCCGACGCACTCGATCTGGGTCGGTGACCTGGACGACAAAGACAGCGGCATCTCCCGGCTGATCGACAGCCACCCGACCGCCGTACGGGCGCCGGAGCAGCAGACCGGGCCGAACGTCTTCTACCTGGGCGCCGACCGTGCGGTGCTCGACCCGCTCGAGGCACCCGCGGACAACGGCTACCTCTATTCGACTCCCGACGCGCACACAGCCGAGGTGGCCGGCGACCTGGTGCGCGACTCGCGTGAGCACGCCACGACGACGCTGAACACCGCGCACCCGCGGCCGTGGGGCTGGCGGGTCACCACGTACCTGTGGACGAAGGCCGTCGGCGCGGGCGCCATGCTGCTCGCCGTCATCGCGCACCTGGTCGGTCTGGAGCTCGGCGGCCTCGGTGACGTGGTCGCGCCGGTGCTCGGGCTGGTCGGCGCCGCGACCACCGGCGGGCTCCTGGTGTGGGACCTGAAGCGGCCGGAGCGCTTCTTCTACATCTTCACCAAGCCGAACCTACGGTCGTGGCTGTTCTGGGGGGCCGTCGTGCTCGCCGTCGGGTCGGCGCTGTTCGCGCTGTGGCTGTTCGTGGCGATACTCGCCGCGGCGGGCGCGATCGGCGCCGGTGGCGCCGCCACCGCACGGACCTGGCTCGCCGTGCCGACGCTCGCCGGCGCGGTGCTGATGACCGGCTACACGGGCTTCCTGTTCGGCCAGGCGGAAGGACGCGACCTCTGGCAGTCGCCGCTGCTGTTCTGGCACCTGATCGTGCAGGCGCTCGCCACCGGCGGCGGCGCGATGGTGGTGTTCGCCGGGGCGTTCGGCCTAGAGACCGACGCGATCACGTTCCTCGTGCGTACGTTCGCGCTGGCGACCGTGGGCCACGTGGCCATGCTGCTGCTCGAGTACTACGGCCGTCATCCGACGAAGAACGCCGCCGCTGCCGCACACATGGTGCTGCGCGGCCGCTACGCGAAGCTGTTCTGGAGCGGGCTAGGCGCCGCGGTGCTGTCCGTCGCGCTTGCCGCGGCCGGCTGGACCGGTGCGCTCGCGCTGCCCATCGTCGCCGGCCTGCTGGTGCAGTTCGCGCTGCTCGCGTACGAGAGCGTGTTCGTCCGTGCCGGCCAAGACGTCCCACTGTCCTGA
- a CDS encoding glycerophosphodiester phosphodiesterase, whose protein sequence is MVGGIVGGRGLLATSQQSAAPAKEEAKPLVLGHRGASGYRPEHTVASYELAARMGADYIEPDLVATKDHVLVARHENEISGTTDVAERPEFADRETTKTIDGREITGWFTEDFTLAELKTLRAVERIPDIRQENTIYDGRYEVLTFQEVIDIRKRLQNELGRPIGLLPELKHSTYFKSIDLDLESPFVKDLRANKLDSEKSRTVVQSFEVTNLRELREDWGLRIPAVFNTSASGQPYDFVESGDPRTYEDLLQPEELRKLAAFVDILGPEKRQVIPWNDDDTLGEPTSLVDDAHDAGIQVMPYTFRAENEFLPADYRTGDSPADFGRAIAEQKEYLDAGVDGIWCDQPDICLVARDE, encoded by the coding sequence ATGGTAGGTGGCATCGTGGGTGGACGCGGCCTGCTCGCCACGTCGCAGCAGTCGGCGGCGCCGGCGAAGGAGGAGGCGAAACCGTTGGTGCTCGGGCACCGCGGTGCGTCCGGTTACCGGCCGGAGCACACCGTGGCGTCGTACGAGCTGGCGGCGCGGATGGGCGCCGACTACATCGAGCCGGACCTGGTCGCCACCAAGGACCACGTGCTGGTCGCACGCCACGAGAACGAGATCTCCGGCACCACCGACGTCGCGGAACGCCCCGAGTTCGCGGACCGGGAGACGACGAAGACCATCGACGGCCGGGAGATCACCGGCTGGTTCACCGAGGACTTCACGCTCGCCGAGCTGAAGACACTGCGGGCGGTCGAGCGGATCCCCGACATCCGGCAGGAGAACACCATCTACGACGGCCGCTACGAGGTGCTGACCTTCCAGGAGGTCATCGACATCAGGAAGCGGCTGCAGAACGAGCTGGGGCGCCCCATCGGCCTGCTGCCCGAGCTGAAGCACTCGACCTACTTCAAGTCGATCGACCTCGACCTGGAGAGCCCGTTCGTGAAGGACCTGCGCGCCAACAAGCTCGACTCGGAGAAGTCGCGCACGGTGGTGCAGTCGTTCGAGGTGACCAACCTGCGCGAGCTGCGTGAGGACTGGGGGCTGCGTATCCCCGCGGTGTTCAACACCTCGGCGTCCGGGCAGCCGTACGACTTCGTCGAGTCCGGCGACCCGCGCACGTACGAGGACCTGCTGCAGCCGGAGGAGCTGCGCAAGCTCGCGGCGTTCGTGGACATCCTGGGGCCGGAGAAGCGCCAGGTCATCCCGTGGAACGACGACGACACACTGGGCGAGCCGACGTCGCTCGTGGATGACGCGCACGACGCCGGTATCCAGGTGATGCCGTACACCTTCCGCGCGGAGAACGAGTTCCTGCCGGCGGACTACCGCACCGGCGATTCCCCCGCCGACTTCGGCCGGGCGATCGCCGAGCAGAAGGAGTACCTGGACGCAGGGGTCGACGGCATCTGGTGCGACCAGCCGGACATCTGCCTGGTGGCCCGCGACGAGTGA